A part of Variovorax sp. HW608 genomic DNA contains:
- a CDS encoding recombination-associated protein RdgC — protein sequence MSVFKNVIVYRIETTWSQPLEEVEKGLDAQRFVPCGPSQEKSIGWIEPRGEAHGPLVESVGGQWLLEFMIESKALPASVVRRKVEERAAQIEAATGRKPGKKEKKELKEDITHELLPLAFTRHARVAVWIDPQTHRLVVNASNAQRADEVVTSLVKGLDGFAVSLVNTQVEPAAAMAEWLSSQEPPAGFTIDRECELKASDESKAVVRYAKHPLDIDEIRQHIASGKRPTRLAMTWDDRVSFELTEGMQLRKIVFLEGTLDEAPGSGKEDNFDADAAIATGELGQLVPELLAALGGEMQLGAAPAAAPAPAAPAKAEEEALADESAPF from the coding sequence GTGTCCGTTTTCAAGAACGTCATCGTCTACCGCATCGAGACCACGTGGTCGCAGCCGCTCGAAGAGGTCGAGAAGGGCCTCGACGCCCAGCGCTTCGTCCCCTGCGGCCCCTCGCAGGAGAAGTCCATCGGCTGGATCGAGCCCCGCGGCGAGGCGCACGGTCCCCTGGTCGAATCGGTGGGTGGGCAGTGGCTGCTCGAATTCATGATCGAGAGCAAGGCGCTGCCGGCCTCGGTGGTGCGCCGCAAGGTCGAGGAACGCGCCGCGCAGATCGAGGCCGCCACCGGCCGCAAGCCCGGCAAGAAGGAAAAGAAGGAGCTCAAGGAAGACATCACCCACGAGCTGCTGCCGCTGGCCTTCACGCGCCATGCGCGCGTGGCGGTGTGGATCGATCCGCAGACGCACCGGCTGGTGGTCAACGCGAGCAACGCGCAGCGCGCCGACGAGGTGGTCACAAGTCTCGTGAAGGGGCTCGACGGCTTCGCGGTCAGCCTCGTCAACACGCAGGTCGAGCCGGCCGCCGCGATGGCCGAGTGGCTCTCGAGCCAGGAGCCGCCGGCCGGCTTCACGATCGACCGCGAATGCGAGCTCAAGGCCAGCGACGAATCGAAGGCCGTGGTGCGCTACGCCAAGCACCCGCTGGACATCGACGAGATCCGCCAGCACATCGCCAGCGGCAAGCGCCCGACGCGGCTCGCGATGACCTGGGACGACCGCGTTTCCTTCGAACTGACCGAGGGCATGCAGCTGCGCAAGATCGTGTTCCTCGAAGGCACGCTCGATGAGGCGCCGGGCTCGGGCAAGGAAGACAACTTCGATGCCGACGCGGCGATCGCGACCGGCGAGCTGGGCCAGCTGGTGCCGGAGCTGCTCGCAGCGCTGGGCGGTGAAATGCAGCTCGGTGCCGCACCCGCCGCCGCACCGGCACCGGCCGCACCGGCCAAGGCCGAAGAAGAAGCGCTGGCCGACGAATCCGCGCCGTTTTAG
- a CDS encoding glycerate kinase produces MAPMNFGKVLVPLVGIVLIAGAWRSYGWAGVALAVGAMVMFVLLNLNRAIQVLKRAADRPIGTVASAVMLNAKLKPKASLLHVVALTRAIGELRSPKDTQPEVFRWTDAGGSWVDASFVNGKLTEWKLVRPEPTEDEAAAIEADAPASDAVKPGATDALRPPV; encoded by the coding sequence ATCGCGCCCATGAATTTCGGCAAAGTCCTGGTGCCCCTCGTCGGCATCGTTTTGATCGCGGGGGCCTGGCGCAGCTACGGGTGGGCCGGCGTGGCGCTCGCCGTGGGCGCGATGGTGATGTTCGTGCTCCTGAATCTCAACCGAGCGATCCAGGTGTTGAAGCGCGCGGCCGATCGCCCGATCGGCACCGTCGCGAGCGCGGTGATGCTCAATGCCAAGCTCAAGCCCAAGGCGAGCCTGCTGCACGTGGTGGCGCTCACGCGCGCGATCGGCGAACTGCGCTCGCCGAAGGACACGCAGCCCGAGGTCTTCCGCTGGACCGATGCCGGCGGCTCGTGGGTCGATGCGAGCTTCGTCAACGGCAAGCTGACCGAATGGAAGCTCGTGCGGCCCGAGCCCACGGAAGACGAGGCGGCCGCGATCGAGGCCGATGCGCCGGCGTCCGATGCGGTCAAGCCCGGCGCGACGGACGCGCTGCGTCCGCCGGTCTGA
- a CDS encoding non-ribosomal peptide synthetase, whose protein sequence is MVATNADRMTLRHWLVSHAHARPSAPALLATGYPTLTYADLSGVVSRAGTWLASNGLGVGSRVAVCLPSGMALAIAVLAVGCHATVVALHPGLTESELAALLAEARADAVLSWPDDPLAARLARQQGITSLALDLERLLPSPTETLASETDTRARPAPDDTAFVLFTSGTTGKPKRVPLTHRQVLASACNIARHLGLTPDDRGLCLMPLFHSHGLVGGLLAPLTAGASVVCTPGFDGPAFLSWLAEFAPTWYTAAPTIHRAVADLALEANGALSTHKLRFIRSASSALPPDLMQRLEDLWGAPVIESYGMTESATQMASNPLPPGLRKAGSVGLPAGAALRVVDAGGTEQPAGSVGGIVARGPVLFSGYEDAPAANAEAFQDGWFVTGDLGWFDADGYLHIVGRDADIINRGGEKFAPFEIEQALLRLPAVAQAAAYPVPHPTLGEDVHAAVVLEPGRDADPHALRTALFGTIADFKVPARIHVLNEIPTGSGGKLQRRQLHRQIERAAPAPAPGGSVRAFTAIEARTASLFAGLLGRPVASPDDNFLALGGDSLSAARLAQVVNETWGVELSASAVLAAPTVGAFAALLQAAIDDADALGDALQSEIDRLTDEDIERLLDHDT, encoded by the coding sequence ATGGTCGCGACGAACGCCGATCGCATGACCTTGCGCCATTGGCTGGTGAGTCATGCGCATGCGAGACCTTCCGCGCCTGCCCTGCTCGCGACCGGATATCCGACTCTCACCTACGCCGACCTGTCGGGCGTCGTCTCGCGTGCGGGCACATGGCTGGCGTCGAATGGCTTGGGCGTCGGTTCCCGCGTCGCCGTTTGCCTGCCGAGCGGCATGGCGCTGGCGATCGCCGTGCTGGCCGTTGGCTGCCATGCCACGGTGGTTGCGCTGCATCCCGGATTGACGGAATCCGAGCTGGCAGCCTTGCTGGCCGAGGCGCGCGCCGATGCCGTGCTGAGCTGGCCGGACGATCCGCTTGCGGCGCGGCTCGCGCGGCAGCAAGGAATCACGAGCCTTGCGCTCGATCTCGAACGGTTGCTGCCCAGCCCCACGGAAACGCTTGCCAGCGAAACCGACACGCGCGCCCGGCCCGCGCCGGATGACACGGCCTTCGTTCTCTTCACGTCCGGCACCACCGGGAAGCCCAAGCGCGTGCCGCTCACCCATCGGCAGGTGCTGGCTTCCGCGTGCAACATCGCGCGCCATCTCGGCCTGACCCCGGACGATCGCGGCCTGTGCCTGATGCCGCTCTTCCACAGCCACGGTCTGGTGGGAGGGCTGCTTGCGCCGCTCACGGCCGGGGCGTCCGTCGTGTGCACGCCCGGCTTCGACGGCCCTGCCTTCCTGTCGTGGCTCGCCGAGTTCGCGCCCACCTGGTACACCGCGGCCCCCACGATCCACCGGGCGGTCGCCGATCTGGCACTTGAGGCCAACGGCGCGCTGTCGACCCACAAGTTGCGTTTCATCCGCTCGGCCTCCTCGGCGTTGCCGCCCGATTTGATGCAGCGACTGGAAGACCTCTGGGGCGCACCGGTCATCGAGTCCTACGGCATGACCGAGTCCGCGACCCAGATGGCGAGCAACCCGCTTCCGCCCGGACTGCGCAAGGCCGGATCGGTCGGCTTGCCCGCGGGCGCCGCGTTGCGCGTCGTCGACGCCGGCGGAACCGAGCAGCCGGCGGGGAGCGTCGGCGGCATCGTGGCGCGCGGACCCGTGCTGTTCAGCGGCTATGAGGATGCGCCCGCGGCGAACGCCGAGGCTTTCCAGGATGGCTGGTTCGTCACGGGCGACCTTGGCTGGTTCGATGCCGATGGCTACCTGCACATCGTCGGACGCGACGCCGACATCATCAATCGCGGCGGCGAGAAATTCGCGCCCTTCGAAATCGAGCAGGCGCTGCTGCGCCTGCCCGCCGTGGCCCAGGCGGCCGCCTACCCGGTGCCGCATCCGACGCTGGGCGAGGACGTGCACGCCGCCGTGGTGCTGGAGCCTGGCCGCGACGCCGATCCGCACGCCCTTCGCACGGCGCTCTTCGGGACCATTGCCGACTTCAAGGTCCCCGCGCGCATCCACGTCCTGAACGAGATCCCCACAGGCAGCGGCGGAAAGCTGCAGCGCCGCCAGCTGCACCGGCAGATCGAGCGCGCCGCGCCCGCGCCCGCGCCCGGCGGCAGCGTGCGCGCTTTCACCGCCATCGAGGCGCGCACCGCGAGCCTTTTCGCCGGCTTGCTGGGCCGACCGGTCGCCAGTCCCGACGACAACTTCCTTGCACTGGGAGGCGACTCCCTGTCGGCGGCGCGCCTGGCGCAAGTGGTCAACGAGACCTGGGGCGTCGAGCTGTCCGCTTCGGCGGTGCTGGCCGCGCCCACGGTCGGCGCCTTCGCCGCGCTGCTCCAGGCCGCCATCGACGACGCCGATGCGCTTGGCGATGCACTGCAGAGCGAGATCGACCGACTCACCGACGAGGACATCGAGCGCCTCCTCGACCACGACACCTGA